A region of Verrucomicrobiia bacterium DNA encodes the following proteins:
- the corA gene encoding magnesium/cobalt transporter CorA produces MIRSFSFTTTGRLHSRDIEMFLMPTLLADTNLFLWVDIEAASPDEARQVLEGVFHFHPLSVEDCLGESPSPKVESYEPKEDDRFAPYLFLVIHAVDFNRQNGLFDTRELNFFLGRNFLVTYHMVPLRCIQETEERCLRSTVHVARAPDRVAHALLDSLVDNYKPALEQLSLQIAEVEDSVLRQPDPAVIETILRLKKELIHLKQIIGPQREVMARFARGEFKLVRAHLVPYYRNVYDGLYRISELAQNYADSLSNILQIYLNISSNQTSEVVKLLTMITVITTPLMLVGTWYGMNFEASMPELKWRYGYLYAILITLISTVLTFLYFRRKKWL; encoded by the coding sequence ATGATCCGCTCCTTTTCCTTCACCACCACCGGGAGGCTTCATTCGCGGGACATCGAGATGTTCCTGATGCCCACGCTGCTTGCAGACACCAATCTCTTCCTCTGGGTGGATATCGAGGCGGCGTCGCCGGACGAGGCGCGGCAGGTCCTCGAGGGGGTCTTCCACTTCCATCCGCTGTCGGTTGAGGACTGTCTCGGGGAGAGTCCCTCGCCCAAGGTCGAGAGCTACGAACCGAAGGAGGACGACCGGTTTGCACCGTACCTGTTCCTGGTCATCCATGCCGTGGACTTCAACCGTCAAAACGGGCTGTTTGACACGCGGGAACTCAACTTCTTCCTCGGACGCAATTTCCTGGTGACCTATCACATGGTCCCGCTGCGCTGCATTCAGGAAACGGAGGAACGCTGTTTGCGAAGCACGGTTCATGTGGCCCGCGCGCCCGACCGGGTGGCCCATGCCCTGCTGGACTCGCTGGTGGACAACTACAAGCCGGCGCTCGAGCAATTGAGCCTGCAGATCGCGGAGGTGGAGGACAGCGTGCTGCGGCAGCCGGACCCCGCGGTGATCGAGACGATATTGCGCCTCAAAAAGGAGCTGATCCACCTGAAGCAGATCATCGGCCCGCAGCGCGAAGTCATGGCCCGGTTCGCGCGGGGCGAGTTCAAGCTCGTCCGGGCCCACCTGGTGCCCTACTACCGCAACGTCTACGACGGCCTCTACCGGATCAGCGAGCTCGCCCAGAACTACGCCGACTCCCTGTCGAACATCCTGCAGATCTACCTCAACATCTCGTCCAATCAGACCAGCGAGGTGGTCAAGCTGCTGACCATGATCACCGTGATCACCACCCCGCTCATGCTGGTGGGCACCTGGTACGGCATGAATTTCGAGGCCAGCATGCCGGAGCTGAAGTGGCGCTACGGCTACCTGTACGCGATTCTGATCACGCTCATCAGCACGGTGCTCACCTTTCTCTACTTTCGCCGCAAAAAATGGCTCTGA
- a CDS encoding DEAD/DEAH box helicase — translation MPFSGLGLDPRILQAVREAGYTEPTPIQLAAIPPALEGADLIGIAQTGTGKTAAFTLPILHRLANAGPGPGRPGTRTLILAPTRELAVQIEENIRIYGKHLPFRTATVFGGVGEGPQKAALRSGRPIIVACPGRLLDLMGQGCGHLGDVEHLVLDEADRMLDMGFLPSIRRILAALPKRRQTLLFSATLSAEIEQISREFQHHPRKIQIGRRSNPAETVTQFVYEVPSHLKPALLLHLLRDPGYNMVLVFSRMKHGADRIARRLEQGGIATATLHSNRSQSQRLRALADFKSGAARVLVATDIAARGIDVDGISHVVNYDFPMHPEDYVHRIGRTGRALAIGDAVSFVTPEDQTALRQLERFIGRGIVRKRAEGFDINRPPERPTDRQPPPPHSQGARSAPRPPSRSPSRFQRFRPGTRR, via the coding sequence ATGCCTTTCTCCGGGCTGGGACTCGATCCCAGGATCCTTCAGGCCGTCCGAGAGGCCGGCTACACCGAGCCGACCCCGATCCAGTTGGCGGCCATTCCACCGGCGCTCGAGGGCGCCGATCTCATCGGCATCGCCCAAACCGGCACGGGCAAAACGGCGGCGTTCACCCTGCCCATCCTCCATCGCCTGGCCAACGCGGGCCCCGGCCCGGGCCGACCGGGAACGCGAACCCTGATCCTGGCACCCACCCGGGAGCTCGCGGTCCAGATCGAGGAAAACATCCGCATTTACGGCAAGCATCTGCCCTTCCGGACGGCCACGGTCTTCGGCGGGGTGGGCGAGGGACCTCAGAAGGCGGCCTTGAGGTCCGGACGGCCCATCATCGTCGCCTGTCCGGGACGGCTTCTGGACCTGATGGGCCAGGGCTGCGGCCATTTGGGCGACGTGGAACATCTGGTCCTGGACGAAGCGGACCGGATGCTCGACATGGGCTTCCTGCCATCCATCCGCCGCATCCTCGCGGCGCTGCCGAAACGACGTCAGACCCTGCTCTTCTCGGCGACCCTGTCCGCCGAGATCGAACAGATCAGCCGCGAGTTCCAGCATCACCCGCGGAAGATCCAGATCGGGAGGCGATCCAACCCGGCGGAGACGGTGACCCAGTTCGTGTACGAGGTGCCGTCCCACCTCAAGCCGGCGCTGCTGCTCCATCTGCTCCGGGACCCCGGATACAACATGGTGCTGGTGTTCTCCCGGATGAAGCACGGCGCCGATCGGATCGCGCGCCGCCTCGAGCAGGGGGGCATTGCGACCGCCACCCTGCACTCCAACCGCTCCCAGAGCCAGCGGCTGCGGGCCCTTGCCGACTTCAAGTCCGGAGCAGCGCGCGTCCTTGTGGCCACCGACATCGCCGCCCGGGGGATTGATGTGGACGGCATCTCACACGTGGTGAACTACGACTTCCCGATGCACCCGGAGGATTACGTCCACCGGATTGGTCGCACCGGTCGTGCCCTGGCGATCGGGGATGCCGTGAGCTTTGTGACCCCGGAGGATCAGACCGCGCTGCGGCAACTGGAGCGCTTCATCGGCCGCGGCATCGTGCGCAAGCGGGCCGAGGGCTTCGACATCAACCGCCCTCCGGAGCGCCCCACCGACCGCCAACCGCCGCCCCCGCATTCGCAAGGAGCCCGCAGCGCACCCCGGCCGCCATCCCGCAGTCCATCCCGTTTCCAGAGGTTTCGCCCAGGAACCCGGCGATAG
- a CDS encoding PSD1 domain-containing protein, whose translation MNSGGILRWWTLAAVLAGSAQTAPDFAREVHPILQRSCFGCHGPERQKSGYRLDIRETALRGGDSGIPAIVAHAADRSPLIRYVSGDDEGHPMPPAKSDVPPLTPGEVATLRAWIDAGPAWPEELAGTPPKTPPHWSLQPLIRPDVPVGGHNPIDGFIRAALATRSLEASSEADRRTLIRRVTYDLTGLPPSPDAVDAFVSDPDPKAYETLVNRLLASPRHGEHWARHWLDAVHYADTHGNDHDHARPNAWPYRDYVIRAFNEDRPYTRFVQEQVAGDALFPDDPQATVALGFLAAGPWDDTLMVGVREDTYDHQLARVLDRDDMVTTVMSTFQSLTVHCARCHHHKFDPVSQREYYALQAVFAGVDRADRPFDTDGTIHRRRRGLLSRKASLERRDPEAMQALVAPETRRKVAALGESTAKREASWEPLDVLSVTSASGAETTFALQPDGSWRVNGALPEKDTFIITARTHRTDIRALRLEALPDDSLPGRGPGRYDPAGNFHLTEFRAEALPSGDASRGATRLAFSRATADHSDRGDVIAHAIDGRPETFWSIHPRYGEPHEAVFELEQPLGYETGTTLILRLEQAGTSGHQLGRFRVTFCTGNLPEDQRPPLPASLGVRFRKPEAERTKEEQQALAQQVLLDEIERELATLPAPQMVYAVTRDFPPRGSFKPAPTPRPIHLLHRGDLNQPGERVGPGALSCVPGLPGELAVAEGAEESNRRAALALWLTDGRNLLTWRSIVNRVWYHHFGRGLCDTPNDFGRMGGTPSHPELLDWLAVWFRDEAQGSLKALHRLIVTSDTYRQGAAHRSDAAEVDPDNRLLWRMHPGRLTAEQIRDSLLQFSGQLDLTTGGPAVVQFVHRGKATFEPDGGAPAFLDYDTFPPDAPENRRRAIYRFVFRTVPDPLMDALDAPDGGTLTPVRSVSTTALQALALLNNPFVIRQCEHLAARLTGVDNGPDEQTAAAFRLILQRPPTPEEHARLTAYARQHGLANACQMLLNSNEFLHLD comes from the coding sequence ATGAACAGCGGTGGCATCCTGCGGTGGTGGACACTTGCGGCCGTCCTTGCAGGCTCCGCCCAGACGGCACCAGATTTTGCCCGGGAAGTGCACCCGATCCTCCAACGCAGTTGCTTCGGCTGCCACGGACCCGAACGGCAAAAGAGCGGGTACCGGCTCGACATCCGGGAGACGGCCCTCAGGGGCGGCGACAGCGGGATCCCCGCCATCGTGGCGCACGCAGCAGATCGCAGCCCGCTGATCCGCTACGTGAGTGGCGACGACGAGGGACATCCGATGCCGCCCGCGAAAAGTGACGTCCCACCGCTGACGCCCGGGGAAGTCGCCACGCTGCGCGCCTGGATTGATGCCGGACCCGCCTGGCCGGAGGAACTGGCCGGCACGCCGCCCAAGACCCCGCCCCACTGGTCCCTGCAACCCCTGATCCGGCCCGACGTTCCGGTTGGCGGCCACAACCCGATTGACGGGTTCATCCGCGCCGCCCTGGCCACCCGCTCCCTGGAGGCCTCGTCTGAAGCCGACCGCCGGACCCTCATCCGGCGGGTCACCTACGATCTCACGGGGCTGCCGCCCAGTCCGGATGCGGTGGACGCCTTCGTTTCGGATCCCGATCCGAAGGCCTACGAAACCCTGGTCAACCGCCTGCTGGCGTCACCCCGGCATGGAGAACACTGGGCGCGTCATTGGCTGGATGCGGTCCACTATGCCGACACCCACGGAAACGACCACGACCACGCGCGACCCAACGCGTGGCCCTATCGCGACTACGTCATCCGCGCGTTCAATGAAGACCGGCCCTACACACGGTTCGTGCAGGAGCAGGTGGCGGGCGATGCGTTGTTCCCCGACGACCCCCAGGCCACGGTGGCCCTGGGATTCCTGGCGGCAGGTCCTTGGGATGACACGCTGATGGTCGGTGTGCGTGAGGACACCTACGATCACCAACTCGCCCGGGTCCTGGATCGTGATGACATGGTGACCACGGTCATGAGCACCTTCCAGAGCCTCACCGTCCATTGCGCCCGGTGTCACCACCACAAGTTCGATCCCGTTTCGCAACGGGAGTATTACGCGCTTCAGGCCGTGTTTGCAGGCGTGGATCGCGCCGATCGTCCGTTCGATACCGACGGCACGATCCATCGGCGACGGCGCGGACTGTTGTCCCGCAAGGCCTCGCTGGAGCGGCGGGACCCGGAGGCGATGCAAGCCCTCGTCGCGCCGGAGACCCGGCGCAAGGTGGCGGCCCTCGGGGAATCCACCGCGAAACGAGAGGCGTCGTGGGAACCGCTCGACGTCCTGAGCGTCACGAGTGCCAGCGGCGCCGAAACCACGTTCGCCTTGCAGCCCGACGGCTCATGGAGGGTGAACGGTGCTCTGCCGGAAAAGGACACCTTCATCATCACCGCCCGGACCCACCGGACGGATATCCGGGCCCTGCGTCTCGAGGCGCTGCCGGATGACTCCCTGCCGGGACGCGGCCCCGGCCGGTATGATCCCGCGGGCAATTTCCATCTGACAGAATTCCGTGCAGAGGCGCTGCCGTCGGGGGACGCCTCCCGGGGGGCGACACGCCTCGCGTTTTCACGGGCCACCGCCGACCACTCCGACCGCGGGGATGTCATCGCCCATGCGATTGATGGCAGGCCCGAAACCTTCTGGAGCATCCATCCCCGCTATGGAGAACCCCACGAGGCGGTCTTCGAGCTGGAGCAACCTCTCGGTTACGAAACCGGAACCACGCTGATTCTCCGGCTGGAGCAGGCGGGGACGTCCGGCCATCAGTTGGGACGGTTCCGCGTGACCTTTTGCACCGGGAACCTTCCCGAGGACCAGCGTCCTCCCTTGCCAGCTTCCCTGGGCGTCCGGTTTCGCAAACCGGAAGCAGAGCGGACGAAGGAAGAGCAACAAGCGCTGGCGCAGCAGGTTCTCCTGGACGAGATCGAGCGGGAACTCGCCACCCTTCCGGCGCCGCAGATGGTGTACGCCGTCACCCGGGATTTTCCGCCCCGGGGCAGCTTCAAGCCTGCGCCAACACCCCGCCCGATTCATCTGCTCCACCGCGGGGATCTGAACCAGCCGGGGGAGCGGGTCGGTCCGGGCGCGCTCTCCTGTGTGCCGGGCCTGCCGGGTGAACTGGCGGTGGCCGAAGGGGCGGAGGAGTCCAACCGCCGGGCCGCGCTGGCCCTCTGGCTGACCGATGGGCGGAACCTCCTGACCTGGCGCAGCATCGTCAACCGGGTCTGGTACCACCACTTCGGCCGCGGCCTGTGCGACACTCCAAACGATTTCGGCCGGATGGGGGGCACTCCAAGTCACCCGGAATTGCTCGACTGGCTGGCGGTCTGGTTTCGCGACGAAGCCCAGGGCTCCCTCAAGGCATTGCATCGGCTCATCGTCACCAGTGACACGTATCGCCAGGGGGCCGCCCACCGTTCCGATGCCGCCGAAGTGGATCCCGACAACCGTCTGCTGTGGCGCATGCATCCGGGCCGACTGACCGCCGAACAGATCCGGGACAGCCTGCTGCAGTTCAGCGGCCAGCTCGATCTGACGACGGGTGGACCGGCCGTGGTGCAGTTCGTGCATCGTGGGAAGGCGACCTTCGAGCCCGACGGCGGCGCGCCCGCGTTCCTCGACTACGACACCTTTCCCCCGGATGCGCCGGAGAATCGCCGGCGCGCCATCTATCGCTTCGTCTTTCGCACCGTTCCCGATCCGCTCATGGATGCCCTCGATGCTCCCGATGGCGGCACGTTGACACCAGTCCGGAGCGTTTCGACCACCGCGCTTCAGGCCCTCGCCCTGCTCAACAATCCGTTCGTCATCCGACAGTGCGAACACCTGGCTGCGCGTCTGACCGGCGTGGACAACGGTCCGGACGAACAGACCGCCGCCGCCTTCCGTCTGATCCTGCAGCGCCCGCCCACCCCGGAGGAACATGCGCGACTGACCGCGTATGCCCGGCAGCACGGCCTTGCCAACGCGTGCCAGATGCTCCTGAACAGCAACGAGTTTCTCCACCTCGACTGA
- a CDS encoding DUF1501 domain-containing protein has protein sequence MHPAHNRRAFLNRLGNGLGGIALTSLWQREAEAATEPRHRPAAKRVIQLFMNGGASQCDLFDFKPQLIASHGKPFDPGTGARVEASISIPGAVMKSPFEWAQYGESGRWVSSALPHLAKQVDHLAFLMAMQSASNVHGPAAYLQTSGFLLPGFPCAGAWISYALGSLADNVPAFVVLPDVRGLPYNGRSAFTSGFLPANHQGTVIQATAAHPITHLRPPADATHITPASRADGLALLRQMNLGHAAVHPGDSRLNARIESYELAARLQLSAPELLDLTGETAATKRLYGLDQPETADFGHRCLLARRLVERGVRFVQVWSGQGGGSDNWDNHTNIASELSVAARRMDQPAAALLMDLGARGLLDDTLLVWTTEFGRMPFSQGSVGRDHNGGTFVSWLAGAGVRPGVAYGQSDEWSWKAVEGVTTAHDFHATLLHLLGLDHEQLTWRHSGIDRRLTDVHGQVIREILA, from the coding sequence ATGCACCCGGCCCACAACCGACGCGCGTTTCTGAACCGGCTGGGCAACGGCCTCGGAGGCATCGCGCTGACCTCGCTCTGGCAACGCGAGGCGGAGGCGGCGACGGAACCGCGGCATCGGCCGGCTGCGAAACGCGTCATCCAGCTCTTCATGAACGGGGGCGCGAGCCAGTGCGACCTCTTTGATTTCAAACCGCAGCTGATCGCCTCTCACGGGAAGCCCTTTGATCCCGGAACCGGGGCACGAGTCGAAGCCAGCATCAGCATCCCGGGCGCGGTGATGAAGAGTCCCTTCGAATGGGCGCAATACGGGGAGTCCGGTCGCTGGGTGAGCAGTGCGCTGCCCCATCTGGCGAAACAGGTGGACCACTTGGCGTTTCTCATGGCGATGCAGTCGGCGTCGAACGTCCATGGACCGGCGGCCTATCTGCAGACCAGCGGCTTTTTGCTGCCGGGATTCCCCTGTGCGGGTGCCTGGATTTCGTACGCGCTGGGCAGCCTCGCCGACAACGTTCCCGCCTTCGTCGTTCTGCCCGATGTGCGCGGCCTGCCGTACAACGGACGCAGCGCGTTCACCTCCGGCTTCCTCCCGGCCAACCACCAGGGAACCGTCATCCAGGCCACCGCGGCGCACCCCATCACCCACCTCCGGCCCCCGGCGGACGCGACACACATCACCCCGGCCAGCCGGGCCGACGGACTGGCCCTGCTCCGCCAGATGAACCTCGGCCATGCCGCCGTGCATCCCGGCGATTCCCGACTCAACGCACGTATCGAAAGCTACGAGCTTGCGGCACGTCTCCAGCTCTCCGCTCCGGAACTGCTCGATCTGACCGGCGAGACGGCCGCCACGAAGCGGCTCTACGGTCTGGACCAACCGGAAACCGCCGACTTCGGACACCGCTGTTTGCTGGCCCGGCGCCTGGTGGAACGTGGCGTTCGCTTCGTCCAGGTGTGGAGCGGACAGGGCGGCGGCTCCGACAACTGGGACAATCATACGAACATCGCCAGCGAACTGAGCGTCGCCGCACGGCGGATGGATCAGCCGGCGGCGGCGTTGCTTATGGATCTTGGGGCGCGGGGCCTGCTGGACGACACGCTGCTGGTCTGGACCACCGAGTTTGGCCGGATGCCCTTCAGTCAGGGCAGCGTGGGTCGCGACCACAATGGCGGAACATTCGTCTCCTGGCTTGCCGGGGCCGGGGTTCGGCCCGGTGTGGCTTACGGCCAGAGCGACGAATGGTCCTGGAAAGCCGTCGAGGGCGTAACCACCGCCCATGATTTTCACGCCACCCTCCTCCACCTCCTCGGACTCGACCACGAACAGCTCACCTGGCGTCACAGCGGCATTGACCGGCGCCTGACCGACGTCCACGGGCAGGTCATCCGCGAGATTCTCGCGTAG